DNA sequence from the Kazachstania africana CBS 2517 chromosome 4, complete genome genome:
TTGTCGGTGAAGGAGGAAGAGTATAGAGGGTATTTTGATACAACGGGTAAGAGATAAAGAGAGACGGAAGGAACAAGAATCAGACGGCATAGAGCTGGTTCTAATCTATCAAACTGACAATTTTCTGTGAggaatattttattgtgtattttcaattcgttgatattttctttactccattttttttagaCATTACTCTATAGGTTGGTAGTGActtaatatataaaatagCATCAGAAACACAGCAGGATCTTTTCAATCAGAACCTCCTAatcttattttcattgaaatgcCTGTGAGAACTTCAAGTAGAACCAACAAAGGTCGAAGCAAGTATCTTCAAGCTGAGCTAtcagaggaagaagaggaaaaaggGGACGCCCATGgaaattcatcaaataagCATCTGAATGATACAACAGATAATGTCCGATGTCCTGTATGCGGTACCAATGATGCTAACTACGACGCTGAAAATGATCCCTACGGTGATATGATACAGTGTGATGGTTGTGACGCATGGCAGCATATAAATTGTATGACTGGTGGCAAGAAAGATATTAAAGCATTTTTAGATTTAGATGGAAAATACTTCTGTGAACAATGTGACCCACAAAGATACCCTGAGTTGAAACATAGGCGTGAGCCTTTGAAGCGGAAAATAGAAGTAGCTGGTgatgataaagatgaagattttgttGATGATCCTTCACAAGCACATGATGGGGACTTgtcatttgaagaaaatagaaCAAAGCGTACCGTGACCTTACCTTCTAATGCTCCtcaaaagagaagaagatctTCACAAAAAGTGGATGTGACGGATCAACATGACACAAATCATAGAGACGATAAAATAAGACAAAATGCATCAAAGATGTTTActgatttattcaaaaagtaTATTATACCTGCAACCATAACTTCTGGCGATTTTCTTCTCCCCACTTCATATTCTGACGATTCTTTTGCAAGTGAAATGGcttcaaatttggaaaatgagTTATACAAGGCCTGGTTCAACCCTGAAGAAAGTAAATTAAGCAACTACTATGCAGAGAAGGTAAGAAgtattttttctaatttgaaGGATCCAAAAAACTTAAACTTGCAGGCTCATGTAGTAAATAAAGATAtaccatttgaaaaactagTGAGAATGAGTGCTACAGAACTTGCTAACCCCGATTTACAACAATTTAAGGAAAAAGTTAATACTGAATCACTTAGTCAGTTAATTATAGAAAAACCAGATAAACCAAAATATGTGAAGACTCATAAAGGTGACGAACTGATTGAGGAGTTTGACGGTAATGAGAATCAGGAAGATGTGATATATTCCAGGGATAATCTACAATCACACAACACCGAAGAGTTGAGTCAAGAAAAGCAGATGAGCACTGACAGTAGTGCATCTAATCCGATTTCGGAGCGGACAAATATTTCTGATCTCACTCCACAAACAAAGGCTACCATTGATGAATCGAGTTCCCTAATTAATGTATCTATTTCTTACACGGAAGCTTCAATATCCTTCTCTGGATTTTTAAAGTATCTGAGCACTACTATGGCCATAGATGATTCAATCATAAGGGAGGCCTTTGCAGATGGAAGATTGATTATTGAAGGGAGTTTGACTGCGTCAAAGGGTTAcgaatatttgaaacaagTTCAATCAAGCCGTGCTGTATTGGCTTATCGACTTCTTCCTTCTACTGTAGAGGGAAGAACGCCAGAATTTGACTTTCTGGTTGATTCTCTATATGATGGCGACCGCATCATGGGTGTTAAATTAAAGCAAAGGTACGAAAAGAACATTTATTTCCTGTCGGGAAAGTCGAATGAATTACCATCTATAATATCAGATTTGTTTGGTGATAAAATATCAGTAGCATCAAACATTGGAGGATCCGATGACAAACAAATATACGTCTTAGTTGTTGTTAAACCTGAGCTCATCTTACATTAAAATGTCAAATATAATTCCTAAGCCATCATTTGTAACtaattttgtaatattatttttcatttaaaacTAGGTCAAGCATATCGCAATGTGGTAACTTCGGCTTGGTAGCGATAAGATATAAACATATACATTTACTTATATAGAATAAAGAGGTGTTCTGTTGATTAATTTACGTGTAAAACagttttattatatatagaaatgatttttattatataatttgaatGTTAAGTTTAAGCCTTGACTAAAGCTTTCTTGACAGCAAATCTCTTTTGCTTTCTTAAAACCATGACTTGGAATCTTTCGAAGTCAGATAAAGCAGCTCTTCTTTCACGTTGAGCGATCTTCTTAGCCCAAGAGGAAGCAGCCCATTTTTCAGAGACACCAGCGGCAGCCCACTTCTTAGAAACGGTAGCAGTTCTAGCACCTCTTGGTAAAGCAAAAGCTAATGGAGTTAAAACAACTTGACCTAAGTTGATAGCTTGACGTGGAACACCAGCTTCTGGACCATCAATTAAAAcctaaaaaaaaaagaaaatctgtTAGTACTATAGTTTTTGAGATAACCTAACCTTGAGAGGATAAGGAACAACATTTAACAATGGAAGCTAttaaaattcttcttgaaactATTTATACTAATATGGACATTCCAATAAAAGCATCTCAAAAGCTTTCGGAAAATATTCCATCATATCTTAGTTATCAGGAAGCAGTTCTCAACTTTTCTTAAATACTACACAGTATTGCTACTATTTCTTATCCTTCATCTCTTAGTTATATCACAATTATGATTTAAGAACATACCTTCTTTTGGTCAATGATTTCGACGATGGTGGCTAATTTACCAGCGGATGGGCCCTTCTTGACTAAAACAACACGGCCAACTTCAACTAATCTCCAGTTAGAGGCCTTGACAATAGAATCAGTGGACATTTTTGTATGATTTGTTCGGTTTCTTATTTACTAGTACCAGTCAATTATTAAAAGTCGATAAATATATTCACTTTTTCATATATTACATTACTCTAAGAAAGTTTGTGATTGTCACCAGCGGGCGTGGGAAGGTGGATAGGGATGGCTTGGGTTGCCGAGGGCGTGGTCCCGGCCTGGGAGAATTATTGTCTGAGCCTAGCGCACTATCATTGTTCTGTTCCAGACGGACGCGCCGTCTGAATATTTGTTTTACATGACGCGAAATACCGTACGCCCCCCCCCGACTAGCAGCTGCACCGgtaactttttttttcgagcaacaaaaaaaaacgtGAAAGATAGAACTTGTTCTCAGAGTCTAGTATGTAATGTAGGGGTTTAACTCGGCACACCGATACTTGTGTATGGGTTTAAGAGCAGTCAAAGACAATTGTTAACCAAAAATTCCCATGTTTTCCTCTTCGAAAATCTTGACCTTTCTTCCGCTGTAAATTGATATAAATAGCGGCTTTGTACCTCTGCAAACTTATTT
Encoded proteins:
- the BYE1 gene encoding Bye1p (similar to Saccharomyces cerevisiae BYE1 (YKL005C); ancestral locus Anc_2.506); protein product: MPVRTSSRTNKGRSKYLQAELSEEEEEKGDAHGNSSNKHLNDTTDNVRCPVCGTNDANYDAENDPYGDMIQCDGCDAWQHINCMTGGKKDIKAFLDLDGKYFCEQCDPQRYPELKHRREPLKRKIEVAGDDKDEDFVDDPSQAHDGDLSFEENRTKRTVTLPSNAPQKRRRSSQKVDVTDQHDTNHRDDKIRQNASKMFTDLFKKYIIPATITSGDFLLPTSYSDDSFASEMASNLENELYKAWFNPEESKLSNYYAEKVRSIFSNLKDPKNLNLQAHVVNKDIPFEKLVRMSATELANPDLQQFKEKVNTESLSQLIIEKPDKPKYVKTHKGDELIEEFDGNENQEDVIYSRDNLQSHNTEELSQEKQMSTDSSASNPISERTNISDLTPQTKATIDESSSLINVSISYTEASISFSGFLKYLSTTMAIDDSIIREAFADGRLIIEGSLTASKGYEYLKQVQSSRAVLAYRLLPSTVEGRTPEFDFLVDSLYDGDRIMGVKLKQRYEKNIYFLSGKSNELPSIISDLFGDKISVASNIGGSDDKQIYVLVVVKPELILH
- the RPL14A gene encoding 60S ribosomal protein eL14 (similar to Saccharomyces cerevisiae RPL14B (YHL001W) and RPL14A (YKL006W); ancestral locus Anc_2.505); its protein translation is MSTDSIVKASNWRLVEVGRVVLVKKGPSAGKLATIVEIIDQKKVLIDGPEAGVPRQAINLGQVVLTPLAFALPRGARTATVSKKWAAAGVSEKWAASSWAKKIAQRERRAALSDFERFQVMVLRKQKRFAVKKALVKA